A window of Aeromicrobium sp. A1-2 contains these coding sequences:
- a CDS encoding DUF1761 domain-containing protein encodes MDDLSLVGIIVAALAFFFLGAAWYSFLFRKPWADDMGYTKDMPGNPQSPGAGLLIGSLVAALVLALSTAWLVGAGGAGEGAKVGLAIGAVSAAIMGQNALYDNRPTRLWLINAGYAFVGAIMVGVICGAFQG; translated from the coding sequence ATGGATGACCTCTCGTTGGTTGGCATCATCGTGGCGGCGCTGGCGTTCTTCTTCCTCGGCGCGGCCTGGTACTCGTTCCTGTTCCGCAAGCCGTGGGCCGACGACATGGGCTACACCAAGGACATGCCGGGCAATCCGCAGTCGCCCGGCGCGGGGCTCCTGATCGGTTCGCTCGTCGCCGCGCTCGTGCTGGCGCTCTCCACGGCGTGGTTGGTCGGTGCCGGCGGTGCCGGCGAGGGAGCGAAGGTGGGCCTCGCGATCGGCGCGGTGTCGGCCGCGATCATGGGCCAGAATGCTCTGTACGACAACCGTCCGACGCGCCTGTGGCTGATCAACGCCGGCTACGCCTTCGTCGGCGCGATCATGGTGGGCGTCATCTGCGGAGCCTTCCAGGGCTGA
- a CDS encoding Pls/PosA family non-ribosomal peptide synthetase: MTAPGAPSSPVGATSRMLRSSQAPPVRTLVDILRETALAAPDAPALDNGSRVLTYAEFCEASDHMASALRERGVGRGDRVGVRVDSGTIDLYVAIMGILVAGAAYVPVDVDDPDSRARTVFSEADVTAVVGNELIITTRREGSTTADNAEPLPTDDAWVIFTSGSTGIPKGVAVSHRSAAAFVDAEAMVFLQESPLGPGDRIMAGLSVAFDASCEEMWLAWRHGACLVPAPRSLVKSGGDLGPWMIANGITVVSTVPTLVALWPAGVLDDVRLLIVGGEACPPEIGERLAVPDREVWNTYGPTEATVVACAARLMAGEPVRIGLPLAGWDLAVVDADGHHVLPGESGELIIGGVGLARYLDPPKDAEKYARFPTLGWDRAYRSGDIVRYDEDGLVFMGRVDEQIKIGGRRIELGEIDSALLGLPGVVAAAAAVRTTDAGNRILVGYVATDAAFDLTAALTILRQQMPEALVPRLGLLDTMPTRTSGKIDRDALPWPMPGAGSADRETELEGTSAWLRDIWLELLGAVVTNPADDFFTLGGGSLSAAQLVGRLRDQFPEATVADVYEHPTIADLAASLDAMSLAQTRRNSAVRPVRLATQIAQVLLVVPLRTITGLRWLVWAAAAHHVASAALGWQWLPEVSWSWIALGGLLLISPPGRMLLAAASARALLRGVRPGAHPRGGGVHLRLWLAERIADELRAGSLSGAAWLGLYARALGAQVAKDVDLHSLPPLTGMMTIGSGASIEPEVDLSGHWLDGDTLHVGSVAIGADARIGVRSLLGPGARVGDRAEVGAGSAVLTEVPAGEYWSGAPAHPNGPARGPRTSDRAPRFVRWTVAYATAAVVLAALPVLAVVAGSLAVVPVVKPADGLADAILRLAAVAPLGVAVAYLALALLVVAVVRVQSVGLASGTYPVHSRRGWQAWSVFRVMDESRTWLFPLYSSTLTPVWLRALGARIGDDVEASTVLMLPALTTVNDGAFLADDTMLGMYELGGGWLRVEQVKIGRHAFVGNSGMTAPGRKVPKGGLVAVLSAAPQRTKAKAGTSWLGSPPQKLRRAAGQVDVGRTLEPSRRLRVARVLVEAARVVPMVLGGLLALAAVAGLEIVIDRAGWLAAAGLSGIVMVGVGIFAATVSAAAKWALVGRVRVGEHPLWSSFVWRNELADTFVELLGAPWVTRTTSGTPLLNLWLRALGADVGRGVWCETYWLPEADLIALGDGSTVNRGCVVQTHLFHDRILSMDTVTLEAGSTLGPHGVILPAATLGSHATIGPVSLVMRGESVPRKTRWIGNPIGPWVEDDASR, encoded by the coding sequence GTGACTGCACCGGGCGCCCCTTCGTCCCCTGTCGGCGCCACCTCCCGGATGCTGCGGTCAAGCCAGGCACCTCCGGTCCGCACGCTGGTCGACATCCTGCGTGAGACGGCGCTCGCCGCTCCCGACGCACCAGCACTCGACAATGGCTCGCGAGTGCTGACGTACGCGGAGTTCTGCGAGGCCTCGGACCACATGGCCTCTGCTCTCCGCGAGCGCGGAGTGGGCCGCGGAGACCGGGTCGGGGTGCGCGTCGACTCCGGCACCATCGATCTCTACGTCGCGATCATGGGCATCCTGGTGGCCGGCGCGGCCTACGTCCCGGTCGACGTCGACGATCCGGACTCGCGGGCCCGGACGGTGTTCTCCGAGGCCGACGTGACGGCCGTGGTCGGCAACGAGCTGATCATCACCACCCGCCGTGAAGGCAGCACGACGGCCGACAACGCCGAGCCGCTGCCGACCGACGATGCATGGGTCATCTTCACGTCGGGCTCGACCGGCATCCCCAAAGGGGTCGCGGTCTCGCACCGCTCGGCAGCGGCGTTCGTCGATGCCGAGGCGATGGTGTTCCTGCAGGAGAGTCCGCTCGGCCCGGGTGACCGCATCATGGCGGGCCTGTCGGTCGCCTTCGACGCGTCCTGCGAGGAGATGTGGCTTGCCTGGCGCCACGGCGCATGTCTGGTGCCCGCGCCGCGCTCGCTGGTCAAGAGCGGCGGTGACCTGGGGCCGTGGATGATCGCCAACGGCATCACGGTGGTGTCGACGGTCCCGACCCTGGTCGCGCTCTGGCCCGCCGGCGTCCTCGACGACGTCCGTCTGTTGATCGTCGGCGGCGAGGCGTGTCCACCCGAGATCGGTGAACGGCTCGCGGTCCCCGACCGAGAGGTCTGGAACACGTACGGTCCGACCGAGGCCACGGTGGTGGCCTGCGCCGCTCGCCTCATGGCCGGGGAGCCGGTTCGGATCGGGCTGCCCCTCGCGGGCTGGGACCTCGCGGTGGTCGACGCGGACGGCCACCACGTCCTGCCGGGTGAGTCCGGCGAGCTGATCATCGGCGGAGTGGGCCTGGCCCGCTACCTCGACCCTCCGAAGGACGCCGAGAAGTACGCGCGGTTCCCGACTCTGGGCTGGGACCGGGCGTATCGCAGCGGCGACATCGTGCGGTACGACGAGGACGGCCTGGTCTTCATGGGTCGGGTGGACGAGCAGATCAAGATCGGTGGCCGGCGCATCGAGCTCGGCGAGATCGACAGCGCGCTCCTTGGACTGCCGGGCGTCGTCGCTGCTGCAGCAGCCGTGCGCACGACGGACGCCGGCAACCGCATCCTGGTCGGCTACGTCGCGACCGATGCAGCATTCGACCTGACCGCTGCGCTCACGATCCTGCGGCAGCAGATGCCCGAGGCGCTCGTGCCGCGCCTCGGACTTCTGGACACCATGCCGACGCGCACCTCGGGCAAGATCGATCGTGACGCGCTGCCGTGGCCGATGCCGGGTGCAGGATCGGCCGACCGTGAGACAGAGCTGGAGGGGACCAGCGCGTGGCTCAGGGACATCTGGCTGGAGCTCCTGGGCGCAGTCGTCACGAACCCGGCGGACGACTTCTTCACCTTGGGCGGTGGGAGCCTCAGTGCGGCGCAGCTCGTCGGACGTCTCCGCGACCAGTTCCCGGAGGCCACCGTGGCCGACGTGTACGAGCACCCGACCATCGCCGATCTCGCGGCGAGCCTTGACGCGATGTCGTTGGCCCAGACCCGCCGGAACTCCGCGGTGCGTCCGGTGCGCCTTGCGACCCAGATCGCCCAGGTCCTGCTGGTGGTGCCGCTGCGAACCATCACGGGCCTGCGCTGGCTGGTCTGGGCCGCGGCGGCTCATCACGTCGCGTCGGCCGCGCTGGGATGGCAGTGGCTGCCCGAGGTCTCGTGGTCGTGGATCGCGCTCGGCGGCCTCCTGCTGATCAGTCCTCCCGGCAGAATGCTGCTCGCGGCAGCGAGCGCGCGAGCGCTGCTGCGCGGCGTCCGACCGGGTGCCCATCCGCGCGGTGGCGGAGTCCACCTGCGGCTGTGGCTGGCCGAGCGCATCGCCGATGAGCTCCGCGCCGGCTCGCTGTCCGGAGCCGCCTGGCTCGGCCTGTACGCCCGGGCGCTCGGCGCGCAGGTCGCGAAGGACGTCGACCTGCACTCCCTGCCACCGCTCACCGGGATGATGACGATTGGGTCAGGGGCGTCGATCGAGCCGGAGGTCGATCTGTCGGGTCACTGGCTCGACGGCGACACCCTGCACGTCGGGTCGGTCGCGATCGGCGCGGATGCCCGCATCGGTGTACGTAGTCTGCTGGGTCCGGGTGCCCGCGTTGGCGACCGGGCCGAGGTCGGCGCGGGATCTGCCGTGCTCACCGAAGTGCCGGCGGGGGAGTACTGGTCCGGCGCACCGGCGCACCCCAACGGCCCGGCCCGCGGACCGCGGACGAGCGACCGGGCGCCGCGGTTCGTGCGGTGGACTGTCGCCTACGCCACCGCAGCGGTCGTTCTCGCAGCCCTGCCGGTCCTGGCCGTGGTGGCCGGTAGCCTCGCCGTTGTGCCCGTGGTCAAGCCCGCCGACGGTCTGGCAGACGCGATTCTCCGGCTGGCGGCTGTGGCCCCGCTGGGCGTCGCGGTCGCCTACCTCGCCCTCGCCCTGCTGGTCGTGGCCGTCGTGCGGGTCCAGTCCGTCGGCCTGGCGAGCGGCACCTATCCTGTGCACAGTAGGCGGGGCTGGCAGGCATGGTCGGTGTTCCGGGTCATGGACGAGTCCCGGACCTGGCTGTTTCCGCTCTACTCGAGCACGCTGACCCCGGTGTGGCTCCGAGCCCTCGGCGCGCGGATCGGCGATGACGTCGAGGCATCCACGGTTCTGATGCTCCCGGCTCTCACAACGGTCAATGACGGGGCGTTCCTCGCCGACGACACGATGCTCGGGATGTACGAGCTGGGTGGCGGGTGGCTGCGCGTCGAGCAGGTCAAGATCGGCCGGCATGCCTTCGTCGGCAATTCCGGGATGACTGCGCCGGGGCGCAAGGTCCCCAAGGGCGGGCTCGTGGCGGTGCTGTCCGCGGCGCCGCAGCGGACCAAGGCCAAGGCGGGGACATCGTGGCTCGGCAGCCCGCCGCAGAAGCTGCGAAGGGCGGCAGGTCAGGTCGACGTCGGGCGGACCCTGGAGCCGTCCCGTCGACTGCGCGTGGCGCGCGTCCTGGTTGAGGCGGCCCGGGTCGTCCCGATGGTCCTCGGTGGCCTGCTCGCCCTCGCGGCGGTCGCCGGCCTCGAGATCGTCATCGATCGCGCCGGGTGGCTTGCGGCCGCGGGCCTGTCCGGGATCGTCATGGTCGGGGTCGGGATCTTCGCGGCGACCGTGTCGGCCGCCGCCAAGTGGGCCTTGGTCGGCCGGGTGCGGGTCGGCGAGCACCCGCTGTGGAGCTCGTTCGTGTGGCGCAACGAGCTCGCCGACACCTTCGTCGAGCTCCTCGGGGCGCCGTGGGTCACCCGTACGACGAGCGGCACCCCGTTGCTCAACCTCTGGCTACGCGCGCTCGGAGCCGACGTCGGACGCGGCGTGTGGTGCGAGACGTACTGGTTGCCCGAGGCCGACCTGATCGCGTTGGGCGACGGCAGCACCGTCAATCGGGGGTGCGTGGTGCAGACGCACCTGTTCCATGATCGGATACTCAGCATGGACACCGTGACGCTCGAGGCAGGATCGACGCTCGGTCCGCATGGGGTCATCCTGCCGGCCGCGACCCTTGGGTCCCACGCGACGATCGGACCGGTCTCGCTGGTGATGCGCGGTGAGTCCGTGCCGCGCAAGACCCGATGGATCGGGAACCCGATCGGTCCGTGGGTCGAGGACGACGCGAGCCGGTGA
- a CDS encoding M1 family metallopeptidase — protein MKPSLAATTSSDPYVPGHGDLSFDVDHYLLELEYNVESNRLAGRATLTATARQDLDRFELDLYHLRVSKVTVDGAAPAKHAHQKNRLIIRPRSPIATGDSFTVSVAYAGSPRPMPGPDGDAGWEELADGVIVASQPHGAPSWFPCNDRPSDKATYEIETTTPSSYVVVANGVLESRRRRAGSTVWRHVETSPMATYLATIQIGRYEQAETDTAIPIRTVYPAGAGEVTIEMFARQAEMMALFVRRFGPYPFEAYTAVITEDELEIPLEAQGLSVFGSNFATSAWEHQRLIAHELAHQWFGNSLTLGHWRDIWLHEGFACYAEWLWSEESGGPTAHDQADRHWHLLEELPQDLVLGDPGPDLMFDDRLYKRGALLLHALRRTVGDDAFFQLLQAWTTRYAKGTVTTEQFVALAAERCGASVGELFDRWLRDVRLPELPAS, from the coding sequence GTGAAGCCCTCCCTCGCCGCGACGACGAGCAGCGACCCGTACGTCCCGGGTCATGGTGATCTCTCCTTCGACGTCGACCATTATCTGCTCGAGCTGGAGTACAACGTCGAATCCAATCGTCTCGCCGGCCGGGCGACTCTGACCGCCACGGCGCGCCAGGACCTCGACCGGTTCGAGCTGGATCTCTACCACCTCCGGGTCTCCAAGGTCACAGTCGACGGTGCCGCTCCCGCCAAGCACGCACACCAGAAGAACCGGTTGATCATCCGCCCGCGATCGCCGATCGCGACCGGCGACAGCTTCACCGTGTCGGTCGCGTACGCCGGTTCGCCCCGGCCGATGCCGGGACCGGATGGTGACGCGGGGTGGGAGGAGCTGGCCGACGGAGTCATCGTGGCCTCCCAGCCGCACGGAGCGCCCTCGTGGTTCCCGTGCAACGACCGACCGTCGGACAAAGCGACGTACGAGATCGAGACGACGACGCCGTCGAGTTATGTCGTGGTGGCCAACGGGGTGCTGGAGAGTCGCCGTCGGCGCGCCGGCTCGACGGTGTGGCGACATGTCGAGACCTCGCCCATGGCGACGTATCTCGCGACGATCCAGATCGGTCGGTACGAGCAGGCCGAGACGGACACCGCGATACCGATCCGGACGGTGTATCCGGCGGGGGCCGGCGAGGTCACGATCGAGATGTTCGCCCGGCAGGCCGAGATGATGGCCCTGTTCGTGCGTCGGTTCGGGCCCTATCCCTTCGAGGCCTACACGGCCGTCATCACCGAGGACGAGCTTGAGATCCCGCTCGAGGCGCAGGGCCTGTCGGTGTTCGGCTCCAACTTCGCGACCAGTGCGTGGGAGCATCAGCGTCTGATCGCCCATGAGCTCGCGCACCAGTGGTTCGGCAACAGCCTGACGCTCGGCCACTGGCGGGACATCTGGCTGCACGAGGGCTTCGCGTGCTACGCCGAGTGGTTGTGGTCGGAGGAGTCTGGCGGGCCGACGGCACACGATCAGGCTGACCGGCACTGGCATCTGCTCGAAGAGCTTCCGCAGGACCTCGTGCTCGGCGATCCGGGGCCCGACCTGATGTTCGACGACCGGCTGTACAAGCGCGGCGCGCTGCTGCTGCACGCACTGCGACGGACCGTCGGGGACGACGCATTCTTCCAGCTGCTCCAAGCCTGGACGACGCGTTACGCCAAGGGCACGGTCACCACCGAGCAGTTCGTCGCCCTGGCAGCCGAGCGGTGCGGAGCATCGGTCGGCGAGTTGTTCGACCGGTGGCTGCGCGACGTCAGACTGCCGGAGCTGCCGGCCTCGTGA
- a CDS encoding 4'-phosphopantetheinyl transferase superfamily protein translates to MSSKAEPGDPAGHVVVSWIAAGDVGQGLLTDLIADFSGTPAAHVRVVRACRSCGSDRHGKPQIVLPHGHTPLHLSLSRSAGAAVVAVTDAGPIGIDVEQGSSDLVTWVRKESLVKATGHGLTIDPETITVSEPGLPPELLSWPEPQPIDRAVWMFDLVSPDGFVGAVSILANDRPCLVTRPAAPAV, encoded by the coding sequence GTGAGCAGCAAAGCCGAGCCGGGTGATCCAGCGGGCCATGTCGTGGTGAGCTGGATCGCTGCGGGCGATGTCGGCCAGGGTCTGCTGACAGATCTCATTGCAGACTTCAGCGGCACGCCCGCCGCCCACGTCCGCGTCGTCCGCGCGTGCAGGTCGTGCGGGAGCGATCGTCACGGCAAGCCGCAGATCGTCCTGCCCCACGGCCATACTCCGCTGCACCTGAGCCTCAGCAGGTCCGCAGGCGCGGCGGTCGTCGCCGTGACGGATGCGGGCCCGATCGGCATCGATGTGGAACAGGGCTCGTCCGACCTGGTGACGTGGGTCCGCAAGGAGTCGCTGGTCAAGGCCACCGGGCACGGCCTGACGATAGATCCCGAGACGATCACGGTGAGCGAACCCGGCCTTCCGCCAGAGCTGCTGTCCTGGCCAGAGCCGCAACCGATCGACCGAGCCGTGTGGATGTTCGATCTGGTGTCGCCGGACGGCTTCGTCGGTGCTGTGTCGATCCTCGCGAACGACCGTCCGTGCCTCGTCACGAGGCCGGCAGCTCCGGCAGTCTGA
- a CDS encoding DNA-3-methyladenine glycosylase 2 family protein: protein MYTDHERCYRAVQSRDARFDGVFYTAVRTTGIYCRPSCPAVTPRPGNVTFHPSAAAAQDAGFRACRRCRPDTTPGSPEWNVRADVVGRAMRLIGDGIVEREGVEGLANRLGYSQRHVTRMLTQELGAGPLALARSNRAHAARVLIETTEMPMSDIAFAAGFASIRQFNDSVRRVYALSPTQMRGGRRSTPTGRVTVRLAVRQPFHAEALLDFLVAHVLPGVETVRDRTYARVLRLPHGPGVMALTLHADHVSCELELADLRDTAVAIGRARRMLDLDADPVAVDSVLSDDPALHDLIAAAPGLRVPSHVDGFEVAVRTIVGQQVSVAGANTVLGRHVPTRGTAVDFELATSFGLTHAFPAPEAFAEADPAEMGMPRSRGRTIVDLAQAVADGKLELDPGVDREAVREQLVAMRGIGPWTADYVVMRALAHPDILLTTDLVLRRELERRGLSKDDTDRWRPWRSYAGMHLWRATSAFERTPT, encoded by the coding sequence ATGTACACCGATCACGAGCGCTGCTATCGGGCCGTTCAGTCCCGTGACGCCCGCTTCGACGGCGTCTTCTACACGGCGGTGAGGACGACCGGCATCTATTGCCGTCCGTCATGCCCCGCTGTGACCCCCAGACCGGGCAATGTGACCTTCCATCCGTCCGCGGCGGCTGCCCAGGACGCCGGATTCCGCGCCTGTCGACGCTGTCGCCCCGACACGACGCCCGGCTCGCCGGAGTGGAATGTCCGGGCCGATGTGGTGGGACGCGCGATGCGGCTGATCGGTGACGGGATCGTGGAGCGGGAAGGTGTTGAGGGGCTTGCCAATCGGCTCGGCTACAGCCAACGCCATGTCACACGGATGCTGACGCAGGAGCTGGGTGCCGGTCCGCTTGCGCTGGCCCGCAGCAACCGGGCGCACGCTGCGCGGGTGCTGATCGAGACGACCGAGATGCCGATGTCTGACATCGCGTTCGCGGCTGGATTCGCCTCGATCCGACAGTTCAACGACTCGGTGCGAAGGGTCTACGCGCTCTCGCCGACCCAGATGCGGGGGGGTCGACGCAGCACGCCGACGGGCCGGGTGACGGTGCGGCTGGCGGTGCGCCAGCCCTTCCATGCCGAGGCACTGCTCGACTTCCTCGTCGCACATGTCCTACCGGGGGTCGAGACCGTCCGCGATCGCACCTATGCCCGGGTGCTGCGACTCCCGCACGGGCCGGGCGTGATGGCACTGACGCTGCACGCCGACCACGTGTCGTGCGAGCTGGAGCTGGCCGATCTGCGCGACACTGCCGTCGCGATCGGCCGGGCCCGACGCATGCTCGATCTGGACGCCGACCCGGTCGCGGTCGACTCGGTGCTTAGTGACGATCCGGCCCTGCACGACCTGATCGCGGCAGCACCAGGTTTGCGGGTGCCCTCGCACGTCGACGGCTTCGAGGTCGCGGTGCGCACGATCGTCGGCCAGCAGGTCTCGGTGGCCGGAGCCAACACGGTCCTGGGACGACACGTGCCGACGCGGGGGACTGCGGTCGATTTCGAGCTCGCCACGTCATTCGGCCTGACCCACGCGTTTCCGGCACCCGAGGCATTCGCCGAGGCGGATCCAGCCGAGATGGGCATGCCCCGGTCCCGAGGGCGCACGATCGTCGATCTCGCACAGGCCGTCGCCGACGGCAAGCTCGAGCTGGATCCCGGCGTCGATCGCGAAGCTGTTCGCGAGCAGCTTGTCGCGATGCGGGGCATCGGGCCGTGGACCGCCGACTATGTCGTGATGCGCGCGCTCGCACACCCCGACATCCTCCTGACCACCGATCTCGTCCTCCGCCGTGAGCTCGAACGACGCGGCCTGTCCAAGGACGACACCGACCGGTGGCGCCCGTGGCGTTCCTACGCAGGCATGCACCTGTGGCGCGCCACCTCAGCATTCGAAAGGACACCGACATGA
- a CDS encoding methylated-DNA--[protein]-cysteine S-methyltransferase — MSTMTRWMDSPIGGLRIHVSAGLITAIDFGAGEPRRQQTGSTLLDQAERQLDEYFAGERTDFDLPLANDGTEFQKKVWAELRRIPYGETASYGDIARRLGYEPVISRAVGAANGANPIPIVVPCHRVIGADGSLTGYAGGVDRKKTLLDLERPGLF, encoded by the coding sequence ATGAGCACCATGACGCGATGGATGGACTCTCCGATCGGCGGGCTCCGCATCCATGTCTCCGCCGGACTCATCACCGCGATCGACTTCGGTGCGGGCGAACCGCGCCGGCAGCAGACCGGCAGCACGCTGCTCGACCAGGCCGAACGTCAGCTCGACGAGTACTTCGCGGGTGAGCGCACCGACTTCGACCTCCCGCTGGCCAATGACGGCACGGAGTTCCAGAAGAAGGTGTGGGCCGAGCTGCGCCGCATCCCGTACGGCGAGACCGCGAGCTATGGCGACATCGCTCGCCGGCTGGGCTACGAGCCGGTCATCTCGCGTGCGGTTGGGGCCGCCAACGGTGCCAACCCGATCCCGATCGTGGTGCCGTGCCACCGGGTCATCGGGGCGGACGGTTCGTTGACCGGATACGCCGGCGGTGTGGATCGCAAGAAGACGTTGCTGGATCTCGAGCGGCCCGGCCTGTTCTGA
- a CDS encoding Rho termination factor N-terminal domain-containing protein, translating into MSSKNDKKAHGTGKAERKLAAANSSVEALTAEVKVLRTQVKTLQADAEKHKSRVQKIRANAEKAIAKATAKRKKAKARARQAIADHPRAEPRALKDAPELPQPSWTVTRLRAAAKDQGVAGYSRMRKDQLLSELV; encoded by the coding sequence ATGTCCAGCAAGAATGACAAGAAGGCGCACGGGACCGGCAAGGCCGAGCGCAAGCTCGCCGCCGCGAACTCGTCCGTCGAGGCTCTGACCGCCGAGGTCAAGGTGCTGCGTACGCAGGTCAAGACCCTGCAGGCCGACGCCGAGAAGCACAAGTCCCGGGTGCAGAAGATCCGCGCCAACGCCGAGAAGGCCATCGCCAAGGCGACTGCCAAGCGCAAGAAGGCCAAGGCCAGGGCGCGCCAGGCCATCGCGGACCACCCCCGTGCCGAGCCCCGCGCGCTCAAGGACGCGCCCGAGCTGCCGCAGCCCAGCTGGACCGTCACCCGCCTGCGGGCAGCCGCCAAGGATCAGGGCGTCGCCGGATACTCGCGGATGCGCAAGGACCAGCTGCTCTCCGAGCTGGTCTAG
- a CDS encoding IclR family transcriptional regulator, translating into MDNSSGVGVLDKAALVLAALEPGPATLAGLVASTGLARPTAHRLAVALEHHRLVARDMQGRFILGPRLGELAAAAGEDRLLAAAGPVLARLRDITGESAQLFRRQGDFRVCVAAADRPTGLRDSIPVGSQLTMSAGSAAQILLSWEDPERMNKGLLKATFAAAELSAVRRRGWAQSVGERENGVGSVSAPVRSPSGKVVAAVSVSGPLERLTRQPGRMHAPAVVAAAERLSQSLRRSN; encoded by the coding sequence ATGGACAACTCTAGCGGAGTCGGGGTTCTCGACAAAGCCGCACTGGTGCTTGCTGCTCTCGAGCCCGGTCCGGCCACGCTGGCCGGCCTTGTCGCCAGCACGGGCCTGGCCCGTCCCACCGCCCACCGGCTCGCGGTGGCTCTGGAACATCATCGGCTCGTCGCCCGCGACATGCAAGGGCGCTTCATCCTCGGCCCACGCCTCGGCGAGCTCGCCGCCGCCGCCGGCGAGGACCGCCTGCTCGCCGCGGCCGGACCCGTCCTGGCCCGGCTGCGCGACATCACCGGGGAGTCCGCCCAGCTGTTCCGCCGGCAGGGCGACTTCCGTGTGTGCGTTGCCGCCGCGGACCGACCGACCGGCCTGCGCGACTCGATCCCGGTCGGCAGCCAGCTCACGATGAGCGCTGGTTCCGCCGCCCAGATCCTGCTGTCGTGGGAGGACCCCGAGCGCATGAACAAGGGCCTGCTCAAGGCGACGTTCGCGGCTGCCGAGCTGTCGGCCGTACGCCGTCGCGGCTGGGCGCAGAGCGTCGGCGAGCGGGAGAACGGCGTCGGCTCGGTGTCCGCCCCCGTACGTTCCCCCTCCGGCAAGGTCGTCGCAGCAGTGTCGGTGTCCGGCCCGCTCGAACGGCTGACCCGACAGCCCGGACGCATGCACGCGCCGGCCGTCGTGGCCGCGGCCGAGCGGCTCTCGCAGAGCCTGCGGCGCTCTAACTAG
- the leuC gene encoding 3-isopropylmalate dehydratase large subunit — MGKTLAEKIWEEHVVRRHEGEPDLLYIDLHLIHEVTSPQAFDGLRIAGRPVRRPDLTLATEDHNIPTTDLDKPIADLVSRTQVETLRRNCAEFGVRLHPMGDIDQGIVHVVGPQLGLTQPGMTIVCGDSHTSTHGAFGSIAFGIGTSEVEHVLATQSLSQAKPKMMAVDVVGDLPTGSTAKDLILALITQETTGGGQGYIVEYRGDAIRALSMEARMTICNMSIEWGAKAGLIAPDQVTYDYLEGRPNAPVGGDWDAAVAHWDSLVTDEDAEFDKVITIDASTITPFVTWGTNPGQGVPLSGNVPDPASFEDDNERIAAENALRYMGLEAGTPMKDIKVDTVFIGSCTNGRIEDLRVAAALMEGHKVADDTRILVVPGSVRVRLQAEQEGLDVIFKDAGAEWRGAGCSMCLGMNPDQLMVGERAASTSNRNFEGRQGKGGRTHLVSPDVAVATGILGHLAGPADLAQLEKAGA; from the coding sequence ATGGGCAAGACCCTGGCCGAGAAGATCTGGGAAGAGCACGTCGTCCGCCGCCACGAAGGTGAGCCGGATCTGCTCTACATCGATCTGCACCTGATCCACGAAGTCACGAGTCCGCAGGCCTTTGACGGCCTCCGGATCGCTGGCCGTCCGGTACGTCGTCCTGACCTCACGTTGGCGACCGAGGACCACAACATCCCGACGACCGATCTCGACAAGCCGATCGCCGACCTGGTGTCCCGCACCCAGGTCGAGACGCTTCGCCGCAACTGCGCCGAGTTCGGCGTCCGACTGCACCCCATGGGTGACATCGACCAGGGCATCGTGCACGTCGTCGGACCGCAGCTGGGTCTGACTCAGCCGGGCATGACGATCGTCTGCGGTGACTCGCACACCTCGACGCACGGCGCGTTCGGCTCGATCGCCTTCGGCATCGGCACTTCCGAGGTCGAGCACGTGCTCGCGACACAGTCGCTGTCGCAGGCCAAGCCCAAGATGATGGCCGTCGACGTCGTCGGCGACCTGCCGACCGGCTCGACCGCCAAGGACCTGATCCTGGCGCTCATCACGCAGGAGACCACCGGTGGCGGCCAGGGCTACATCGTGGAGTACCGCGGCGACGCAATCCGTGCGCTGTCGATGGAAGCCCGCATGACGATCTGCAACATGTCGATCGAGTGGGGCGCGAAGGCCGGACTCATCGCACCCGACCAGGTGACGTACGACTACCTCGAGGGTCGCCCCAACGCGCCCGTGGGTGGTGACTGGGATGCCGCGGTCGCGCACTGGGACAGCCTGGTGACCGACGAAGACGCCGAGTTCGACAAGGTCATCACGATCGACGCCTCGACCATCACGCCGTTCGTCACGTGGGGGACCAACCCCGGCCAGGGCGTGCCGCTGTCGGGCAACGTTCCGGACCCCGCCTCGTTCGAGGACGACAACGAGCGGATCGCTGCCGAGAACGCCCTGCGGTACATGGGGCTCGAGGCCGGTACGCCGATGAAGGACATCAAGGTCGACACGGTCTTCATCGGATCGTGCACCAACGGTCGGATCGAGGACCTGCGGGTCGCGGCCGCCCTGATGGAGGGCCACAAGGTCGCCGACGACACCCGCATCCTGGTCGTGCCGGGATCGGTCCGCGTACGTCTGCAGGCCGAGCAGGAAGGCCTCGACGTGATCTTCAAGGACGCTGGCGCCGAGTGGCGCGGCGCGGGCTGCTCGATGTGCCTGGGCATGAACCCCGACCAGCTGATGGTGGGGGAGCGTGCGGCCTCGACGTCCAACCGCAACTTCGAAGGACGCCAGGGCAAGGGCGGCCGTACGCACCTCGTGTCGCCCGACGTCGCGGTGGCCACCGGAATCCTCGGCCACCTGGCCGGACCGGCCGACCTGGCCCAGCTCGAGAAGGCAGGAGCCTGA